Proteins encoded by one window of Chondromyces crocatus:
- a CDS encoding phosphopantetheine-binding protein, whose product MNDQEVRLQLKQLMVSELNLEGKTPDDIDDALPLFGEGLGLDSLDALQLAMSIEERFGVRIPEGDEARPIFASVNALVEHILKSKSSA is encoded by the coding sequence ATGAATGACCAGGAAGTGCGGCTGCAGCTCAAGCAACTCATGGTCTCGGAGCTGAACCTGGAAGGAAAGACCCCCGACGACATCGACGATGCTCTTCCCCTGTTCGGGGAGGGACTCGGGCTCGACTCTCTCGATGCCCTGCAGCTCGCGATGTCCATCGAGGAGCGCTTCGGAGTTCGTATCCCCGAGGGAGACGAGGCTCGACCCATCTTCGCGTCGGTGAACGCCCTCGTGGAGCACATTTTGAAGTCCAAGTCTTCGGCCTGA
- a CDS encoding RNA polymerase sigma factor: MDCFPLASPQVPLIPSFEQLYAASLPFLRQSLRWLGVEKHDLDDVLQEVMLATYRALPRFDPSRGLITDDSRSDMEPKQLMEAQQAPAGSVLNAPLKRWLFGIAWRQASHYRERAYRRREVVVGAGSSWPVPTPDDGLNSEQLLANEQRAELVSVLLDRLEQNRKTVLIMYDLLEIPVDEIAHELQWSEGTVRTRLRLARQDFRTAVKRLSAEERRALSPSGLLSASELRRAMSPEALLWSARAIPQLPAALRSRIWIAVEAAIAQGSSPWLIPSSQLVGEAQSSSTFTC; the protein is encoded by the coding sequence ATGGACTGCTTTCCACTCGCCTCACCTCAGGTCCCACTCATCCCCTCTTTCGAGCAGCTCTATGCAGCGAGCTTGCCATTTCTTCGTCAGAGTTTGCGGTGGCTGGGTGTCGAAAAGCACGACCTTGACGACGTTCTCCAGGAGGTGATGCTCGCCACGTACAGGGCTCTACCTCGCTTCGATCCGAGCCGTGGTCTCATCACCGATGACTCCCGCTCCGACATGGAGCCGAAACAGCTCATGGAAGCGCAGCAAGCTCCCGCGGGCTCAGTGCTGAATGCACCATTGAAGCGATGGCTCTTCGGCATCGCCTGGCGTCAAGCAAGCCACTATCGCGAGCGCGCGTACAGACGGCGCGAGGTCGTTGTGGGAGCAGGCTCCAGCTGGCCAGTACCCACGCCTGATGACGGTCTGAACTCCGAGCAGCTGCTCGCGAACGAGCAGCGAGCCGAGCTTGTCTCCGTCTTGCTGGATCGGCTCGAGCAGAACCGCAAGACGGTCTTGATCATGTATGATCTGCTCGAGATTCCTGTGGACGAGATTGCCCATGAGCTTCAATGGAGCGAGGGGACCGTGCGTACACGTCTTCGCCTCGCCCGCCAGGACTTCCGCACGGCGGTGAAACGGCTGAGCGCCGAAGAACGGCGAGCGCTGTCTCCAAGCGGCCTCCTCAGCGCGTCGGAGCTTCGTCGTGCAATGTCCCCGGAGGCGCTGCTTTGGAGCGCTCGTGCCATCCCGCAGCTGCCAGCAGCGCTACGTTCCAGGATCTGGATCGCTGTGGAAGCTGCGATCGCTCAGGGAAGCTCGCCCTGGCTCATCCCGTCGTCCCAGTTGGTCGGGGAAGCCCAATCCAGCAGCACGTTCACGTGTTGA
- a CDS encoding DUF962 domain-containing protein yields MTEERRIENFEEFWPFYVREHAKRDTRRLHFVGTTVAMGCLAAGLLAKKPGLLALVPLVGYGPAWIAHFFVENNRPASFKYPGWSFKADLVMWSKMVRGRMDEEVSRVVGTSDPQPSNSISG; encoded by the coding sequence ATGACAGAAGAGCGACGGATCGAGAACTTCGAGGAATTCTGGCCTTTCTACGTACGGGAACACGCCAAGAGAGATACCCGCCGCCTTCACTTCGTGGGAACGACGGTCGCGATGGGATGCCTCGCCGCTGGTCTTCTCGCGAAGAAGCCAGGCCTCCTGGCGCTGGTCCCTCTGGTCGGTTACGGGCCTGCGTGGATCGCGCATTTCTTTGTCGAGAACAACCGCCCGGCTTCTTTCAAGTACCCAGGCTGGTCTTTCAAGGCCGATCTGGTGATGTGGTCCAAAATGGTGCGCGGCAGGATGGATGAGGAAGTGAGCCGTGTCGTTGGCACGAGCGACCCGCAACCGTCCAACTCGATTTCGGGCTGA
- a CDS encoding enoyl-CoA hydratase/isomerase family protein, with product MALVDYSALGGVALLTLNDPPANAYTHEMMKDLDAAILAARFDAEVQVIVITGAGDKFFCAGAKIGMLRDADPTFKYYFCLHANETLSRLEHTPKLCIAALNGHTVGGGLEIALACDIRIARKNAGKIGLPEVALGVLPGTGGTQRLARLVGGSRAIQLMCEGKTFDFETGHQLGLVNEIYEAPSHQEYLERVIAYARGFTLPNRAALAVGRIKRAVQTGLEVGLEQGLALERELQAELFASDDAREGLAAYMEKRKPIFRGK from the coding sequence ATGGCCCTCGTCGATTACTCCGCCTTGGGGGGCGTCGCGCTCCTGACGCTCAACGATCCACCGGCCAACGCTTACACCCACGAGATGATGAAGGACCTCGATGCGGCCATCCTCGCCGCGCGCTTCGATGCCGAGGTCCAGGTGATCGTCATCACCGGAGCGGGGGACAAGTTCTTCTGCGCTGGCGCGAAGATCGGAATGCTCCGCGACGCGGATCCCACCTTCAAATATTACTTCTGCCTCCACGCGAACGAGACGCTGAGCAGGTTGGAGCACACACCGAAGCTCTGCATCGCGGCGCTGAATGGACACACCGTTGGCGGCGGTCTCGAGATCGCGCTCGCGTGCGACATTCGCATCGCGAGAAAGAACGCTGGCAAGATCGGGCTGCCCGAGGTCGCGCTGGGGGTACTCCCTGGCACGGGAGGGACGCAGCGACTCGCCCGGCTCGTCGGTGGGTCACGGGCCATCCAACTCATGTGTGAAGGCAAGACCTTCGACTTTGAGACGGGCCATCAGCTCGGGCTGGTCAACGAGATCTATGAGGCTCCATCGCATCAGGAGTACCTCGAGCGCGTCATCGCGTACGCGCGTGGGTTCACGCTCCCGAACAGGGCCGCCCTGGCAGTGGGGCGCATCAAGCGCGCGGTACAGACGGGCCTGGAGGTCGGCCTCGAACAGGGGCTGGCCCTCGAGCGCGAGCTCCAGGCCGAGCTCTTTGCGTCGGATGACGCGAGAGAAGGGCTCGCTGCCTACATGGAAAAGCGAAAACCAATCTTTCGGGGCAAGTAG